A DNA window from Augochlora pura isolate Apur16 chromosome 9, APUR_v2.2.1, whole genome shotgun sequence contains the following coding sequences:
- the LOC144474992 gene encoding uncharacterized protein LOC144474992 isoform X1 — protein MADNVHRKSHKLSDGSNRKTSNTVHRTTTETIRLGEPEKLYQPVNLTSSSNVTASNQCRKKTSSFQITSVTVGCRMSNDAGEDSNDDLDESHTEDNSVEHSRITDIDIETPSYSEDTFSKEDVFFNTSNAALSTAPVIPTSSQYGLAIVPSEGNNVINSVNDSNINTLDITSVTDNNIINLLSSNAKQDADLREVHSHGRNERFKVVKIESTEPFKRGRWTCMDYLDHTSVNQPTAIGTPKVSDPNEVCISYGVTDSGIVIPDSSKQSVISEDKGIGIDSNGQVSTHQDVHASIGVPNNPTTVTNANYTVNNSIPPNAQHNPTQVQTQQKVQAPTQIPPYFQSTTQQLTSQSQQQQQQQGGQGSTLPSNLQPAHPNNLTQSQSMPQGAIPIITQTGNNNVTAQQNIPHSKEDSYVTVSTQNQSLPVQTVCQPSVQQPPVPTSQAPNILVTQQQQQQQHAPPPQQQQQQQLPPSQQQQQQQQQPPQPLQTQKPITQISESLTAIQGMQSIQNIHKVPQTGVQQTSSTIHAPGAPVQSQVIPSSQMQPQASGSNAQVQIAQVSASCQNVVGGMQQGSMTFHQSEPEQDSITGIVAASTTQSADTALLESLTEVTQGSDEHHTLEDNESMSGTSAVAIDNKIEQAMDLVKSHLMFAVREEVEVLKEKIAELMDRINQLEAENSILKAHATPETLAQLSQSTTKLPQNSSGNGQ, from the exons ATGGCAGATAATGTACACAGAAAATCGCATAAGCTGTCGGATGGTAGTAATAGAAAGACGTCGAACACAGTGCACCGTACCACCACCGAGACGATTCGGTTAGGAGAGCCAGAGAAGCTGTACCAGCCGGTTAATTTGACCAGCTCCAGCAACGTGACGGCCAGTAATCAGTGTCGGAAAAAGACATCATCCTTTCAAATAACAAGCGTCACAGTCGGTTGTCGTATGAGCAATGATGCTGGCGAAGATTCAAACGACGATCTGGACGAATCCCACACGGAGGACAATTCCGTGGAACATTCGCGTATCACCGATATTGACATTGAAACGCCTAGTTACTCGGAAGATACCTTTTCTAAAGAAGATGTATTTTTCAATACCAGTAACGCTGCCCTCAGCACCGCTCCGGTGATTCCTACTAGTTCACAGTATGGACTGGCGATCGTGCCCTCCGAGggtaataatgttattaattcgGTAAACGACAGCAATATTAATACTCTGGATATCACATCTGTTACCgacaacaatattataaacttactGTCGAGTAATGCCAAACAAGATGCAGATTTGCGAGAAGTACATTCGCATGGTAGAAATGAGCGGTTTAAAGTggttaaaattgaaagtacCGAACCTTTTAAAAGGGGCAGATGGACTTGCATGGATTATCTAGACCATACATCGGTTAATCAACCGACTGCGATCGGTACTCCAAAAGTGTCGGATCCAAACGAGGTATGCATATCTTATGGGGTAACAGACAGTGGAATTGTGATACCTGACTCGTCCAAGCAATCTGTCATCTCCGAGGACAAAGGTATAGGTATAGACTCGAATGGACAAGTTTCCACCCATCAAGATGTGCATGCATCGATCGGTGTACCAAATAATCCAACAACTGTTACAAATGCTAATTACACGGTAAACAATTCTATTCCTCCTAATGCACAGCATAATCCGACACAAGTTCAAACTCAGCAAAAGGTTCAAGCCCCAACGCAAATTCCCCCATACTTTCAATCCACGACTCAGCAATTAACATCCCAATcgcaacagcaacaacaacaacaaggAGGACAGGGGTCCACGTTACCCTCTAATTTGCAGCCTGCCCACCCAAATAACTTGACTCAGTCACAAAGTATGCCCCAAGGTGCTATTCCCATTATAACACAAACTGGTAATAACAATGTGACGGCTCAGCAAAATATACCTCATTCTAAAGAAGATTCGTATGTGACAGTGAGTACTCAGAATCAGTCATTGCCGGTTCAAACAGTTTGTCAGCCATCTGTTCAGCAACCGCCTGTTCCAACGTCTCAGGCACCAAACATTCTGGTTAcccaacaacagcagcagcagcaacatgCACCACCACctcagcagcaacaacagcaacagctTCCACCTTctcaacaacaacaacagcagcagcaacagcctCCACAGCCGCTTCAAACTCAAAAGCCAATAACACAAATTTCCGAATCGTTGACTGCCATACAAGGAATGCAGAGCATCCAGAATATTCATAAAGTTCCTCAAACAGGTGTACAGCAAACGTCTTCAACCATACATGCTCCTGGAGCACCGGTACAATCTCAAGTCATACCTTCATCTCAAATGCAACCCCAAGCTTCTGGTAGCAATGCTCAAGTGCAAATAGCGCAGGTATCGGCTAGTTGCCAAAATGTTGTAGGTGGTATGCAACAAGGAAGTATGACATTTCATCAATCAGAACCGGAGCAGGACTCCATTACAGGCATTGTGGCTGCATCCACGACACAGTCGGCTGATACTGCGCTTCTAGAATCTTTAACCGAAGTTACACAAGGCAGCGATGAACATCACACCCTCGAAGATAACGAAAG tatGTCGGGGACTAGTGCTGTAGCAATTGATAACAAGATTGAGCAGGCCATG GATCTCGTTAAGAGTCATTTGATGTTTGCTGTACGAGAAGAAGTTGAAGTACTCAAGGAAAAAATAGCAGAGCTTATGGATCGCATCAATCAATTGGAAgctgaaaattcaattctgaaAGCTCACGCGACTCCAGAAACGTTAGCTCAATTGAGCCAATCCACTACAAAATTACCCCAAAACAGTTCAGGAAATGGTCAATAG
- the LOC144474992 gene encoding uncharacterized protein LOC144474992 isoform X2, with the protein MADNVHRKSHKLSDGSNRKTSNTVHRTTTETIRLGEPEKLYQPVNLTSSSNVTASNQCRKKTSSFQITSVTVGCRMSNDAGEDSNDDLDESHTEDNSVEHSRITDIDIETPSYSEDTFSKEDVFFNTSNAALSTAPVIPTSSQYGLAIVPSEGNNVINSVNDSNINTLDITSVTDNNIINLLSSNAKQDADLREVHSHGRNERFKVVKIESTEPFKRGRWTCMDYLDHTSVNQPTAIGTPKVSDPNEVCISYGVTDSGIVIPDSSKQSVISEDKGIGIDSNGQVSTHQDVHASIGVPNNPTTVTNANYTVNNSIPPNAQHNPTQVQTQQKVQAPTQIPPYFQSTTQQLTSQSQQQQQQQGGQGSTLPSNLQPAHPNNLTQSQSMPQGAIPIITQTGNNNVTAQQNIPHSKEDSYVTAPNILVTQQQQQQQHAPPPQQQQQQQLPPSQQQQQQQQQPPQPLQTQKPITQISESLTAIQGMQSIQNIHKVPQTGVQQTSSTIHAPGAPVQSQVIPSSQMQPQASGSNAQVQIAQVSASCQNVVGGMQQGSMTFHQSEPEQDSITGIVAASTTQSADTALLESLTEVTQGSDEHHTLEDNESMSGTSAVAIDNKIEQAMDLVKSHLMFAVREEVEVLKEKIAELMDRINQLEAENSILKAHATPETLAQLSQSTTKLPQNSSGNGQ; encoded by the exons ATGGCAGATAATGTACACAGAAAATCGCATAAGCTGTCGGATGGTAGTAATAGAAAGACGTCGAACACAGTGCACCGTACCACCACCGAGACGATTCGGTTAGGAGAGCCAGAGAAGCTGTACCAGCCGGTTAATTTGACCAGCTCCAGCAACGTGACGGCCAGTAATCAGTGTCGGAAAAAGACATCATCCTTTCAAATAACAAGCGTCACAGTCGGTTGTCGTATGAGCAATGATGCTGGCGAAGATTCAAACGACGATCTGGACGAATCCCACACGGAGGACAATTCCGTGGAACATTCGCGTATCACCGATATTGACATTGAAACGCCTAGTTACTCGGAAGATACCTTTTCTAAAGAAGATGTATTTTTCAATACCAGTAACGCTGCCCTCAGCACCGCTCCGGTGATTCCTACTAGTTCACAGTATGGACTGGCGATCGTGCCCTCCGAGggtaataatgttattaattcgGTAAACGACAGCAATATTAATACTCTGGATATCACATCTGTTACCgacaacaatattataaacttactGTCGAGTAATGCCAAACAAGATGCAGATTTGCGAGAAGTACATTCGCATGGTAGAAATGAGCGGTTTAAAGTggttaaaattgaaagtacCGAACCTTTTAAAAGGGGCAGATGGACTTGCATGGATTATCTAGACCATACATCGGTTAATCAACCGACTGCGATCGGTACTCCAAAAGTGTCGGATCCAAACGAGGTATGCATATCTTATGGGGTAACAGACAGTGGAATTGTGATACCTGACTCGTCCAAGCAATCTGTCATCTCCGAGGACAAAGGTATAGGTATAGACTCGAATGGACAAGTTTCCACCCATCAAGATGTGCATGCATCGATCGGTGTACCAAATAATCCAACAACTGTTACAAATGCTAATTACACGGTAAACAATTCTATTCCTCCTAATGCACAGCATAATCCGACACAAGTTCAAACTCAGCAAAAGGTTCAAGCCCCAACGCAAATTCCCCCATACTTTCAATCCACGACTCAGCAATTAACATCCCAATcgcaacagcaacaacaacaacaaggAGGACAGGGGTCCACGTTACCCTCTAATTTGCAGCCTGCCCACCCAAATAACTTGACTCAGTCACAAAGTATGCCCCAAGGTGCTATTCCCATTATAACACAAACTGGTAATAACAATGTGACGGCTCAGCAAAATATACCTCATTCTAAAGAAGATTCGTATGTGACA GCACCAAACATTCTGGTTAcccaacaacagcagcagcagcaacatgCACCACCACctcagcagcaacaacagcaacagctTCCACCTTctcaacaacaacaacagcagcagcaacagcctCCACAGCCGCTTCAAACTCAAAAGCCAATAACACAAATTTCCGAATCGTTGACTGCCATACAAGGAATGCAGAGCATCCAGAATATTCATAAAGTTCCTCAAACAGGTGTACAGCAAACGTCTTCAACCATACATGCTCCTGGAGCACCGGTACAATCTCAAGTCATACCTTCATCTCAAATGCAACCCCAAGCTTCTGGTAGCAATGCTCAAGTGCAAATAGCGCAGGTATCGGCTAGTTGCCAAAATGTTGTAGGTGGTATGCAACAAGGAAGTATGACATTTCATCAATCAGAACCGGAGCAGGACTCCATTACAGGCATTGTGGCTGCATCCACGACACAGTCGGCTGATACTGCGCTTCTAGAATCTTTAACCGAAGTTACACAAGGCAGCGATGAACATCACACCCTCGAAGATAACGAAAG tatGTCGGGGACTAGTGCTGTAGCAATTGATAACAAGATTGAGCAGGCCATG GATCTCGTTAAGAGTCATTTGATGTTTGCTGTACGAGAAGAAGTTGAAGTACTCAAGGAAAAAATAGCAGAGCTTATGGATCGCATCAATCAATTGGAAgctgaaaattcaattctgaaAGCTCACGCGACTCCAGAAACGTTAGCTCAATTGAGCCAATCCACTACAAAATTACCCCAAAACAGTTCAGGAAATGGTCAATAG